One segment of Arcanobacterium phocae DNA contains the following:
- a CDS encoding copper transporter: MVDFRYHLVSLGAVFIALAVGIILGAGPLQNSIGSVLNSQVQALSDANAKLKTESSDYKTALAHHEEAWADIAPTLVADTLTGRTVAIVALPGVETEQITAITDRLDNAGASVNVQISLNSGWTAADETAYRTTFASQLASYIDGAKEDADANELMADALRQLATRGESFGQNATLRDIFTGSEHPMMTIASSTGAEAQAVVIIAPDTDQVEIDTRAAKDAEIQAQATYDAQTYAELASRFGQHVPTVVVGAADSPADVARVVRDAGNVSTVDNVADSLSVGTMNVVMAVAAELNDSVVQLGFDDGASTALSPRVESPKPDEAAQPSESNSEEQPAEGHPAA, encoded by the coding sequence ATGGTTGACTTTCGTTATCACCTCGTGTCACTAGGTGCAGTTTTTATAGCCTTAGCAGTTGGTATTATTCTTGGTGCCGGCCCGCTACAGAATTCAATTGGTAGCGTGCTGAATTCGCAAGTCCAAGCATTGTCTGATGCCAATGCAAAACTTAAGACGGAGTCAAGTGATTATAAAACAGCTCTGGCGCACCATGAGGAGGCATGGGCTGATATAGCACCGACGCTTGTCGCGGATACCTTAACTGGACGCACTGTTGCAATCGTGGCCTTGCCGGGTGTGGAAACTGAGCAGATTACTGCAATCACGGATCGTCTCGATAACGCTGGAGCTTCGGTTAACGTCCAGATCTCGCTCAATAGTGGATGGACCGCGGCCGATGAAACAGCTTACCGAACAACCTTTGCTAGCCAACTAGCATCATATATCGACGGGGCCAAAGAAGACGCAGATGCTAACGAGCTCATGGCAGACGCGCTTCGACAGCTTGCCACTCGTGGCGAGTCTTTTGGACAGAATGCAACGCTTCGCGATATTTTCACTGGCTCCGAACACCCTATGATGACGATTGCTTCCTCAACGGGAGCTGAAGCTCAGGCTGTCGTTATCATTGCTCCTGACACAGATCAGGTTGAAATTGATACTCGCGCAGCAAAGGACGCTGAAATACAAGCTCAAGCAACTTATGACGCCCAAACATATGCAGAACTCGCATCTCGATTCGGTCAGCATGTGCCAACCGTTGTTGTAGGTGCAGCTGATTCACCTGCTGATGTTGCTCGAGTTGTACGCGACGCGGGAAACGTCTCGACCGTTGATAATGTCGCTGATTCGTTGTCCGTGGGGACAATGAATGTTGTTATGGCAGTAGCGGCTGAATTAAATGACTCAGTCGTGCAACTTGGTTTCGACGACGGAGCTAGCACTGCGCTATCGCCACGCGTTGAGTCACCAAAGCCTGACGAAGCTGCACAACCATCGGAATCGAATTCAGAGGAACAACCAGCTGAAGGTCATCCTGCAGCATGA
- a CDS encoding SufS family cysteine desulfurase produces MNTALAARTDFPILQRDVHSGTRLVYLDSAATAQRPVSVIDAMVAQDQVHNGAVNRGSHVLAAEATVAVEDARADVAAFVGADSSEVSWTKNSTEALNSVAYSFLNATLAEKQLGIASPLALHTGDNIVVTRAEHHANLLPWQDLCRKVGIELRWLDILPDGQIDIDTLDAIDSRTRIVAFTHVSNVTGAVSPVPAIVEAARAHGAYTILDACQSVPHIPVDFHMLGTDFAVFSGHKMLGPTGIGILYTRRDIADSVPPFLTGGSMIETVTMEKATFAMPPARFEAGTQPVTQIVGLDAAVLYLRNLGMENVQRHEHELTAYALESIKTIDGIRILGPAEASDRVGVIAFDVQGVHPHDVGQVLDAQGIAIRVGHHCAQPIHQHFGVFASSRISFGPYNNKEDIDVFIEALSGVRSYFGVKG; encoded by the coding sequence GTGAATACTGCTCTAGCTGCGCGGACAGATTTCCCGATCCTCCAACGTGACGTTCATAGCGGGACTAGGCTTGTCTATTTAGACTCGGCTGCGACAGCACAACGTCCAGTGTCTGTTATCGATGCGATGGTGGCCCAGGATCAGGTTCATAATGGTGCTGTAAACCGTGGCTCGCATGTTTTAGCAGCAGAGGCAACGGTTGCTGTTGAAGACGCTCGCGCTGATGTTGCTGCGTTTGTTGGAGCTGATAGTTCTGAGGTATCGTGGACGAAGAATTCTACGGAAGCCCTAAACTCAGTTGCATATAGTTTTTTGAATGCGACGCTTGCCGAAAAACAATTAGGGATAGCATCTCCGCTTGCACTGCATACCGGTGACAATATTGTAGTGACCCGCGCTGAGCACCACGCGAATCTTCTTCCATGGCAAGATCTATGCCGCAAAGTTGGTATCGAATTGCGATGGCTAGATATTCTACCTGATGGGCAGATTGACATAGACACACTGGATGCTATCGATTCGCGTACCCGGATTGTTGCATTCACGCATGTGTCGAATGTTACTGGCGCAGTATCTCCGGTGCCGGCAATTGTCGAAGCTGCTCGCGCGCATGGTGCTTATACAATTCTTGACGCGTGCCAATCCGTTCCTCATATTCCGGTTGATTTTCATATGCTTGGCACAGATTTTGCCGTCTTTTCCGGGCATAAGATGCTTGGTCCAACCGGGATTGGAATCTTGTATACTCGTCGTGATATCGCAGATAGTGTTCCACCATTTCTTACGGGTGGTTCAATGATTGAAACTGTCACTATGGAAAAGGCAACGTTTGCGATGCCGCCGGCTCGCTTTGAAGCCGGAACTCAACCGGTGACACAGATTGTAGGCTTGGATGCAGCAGTGCTCTACCTAAGAAATTTAGGTATGGAGAATGTTCAGCGGCACGAACACGAGCTGACAGCTTACGCACTCGAAAGCATAAAAACCATCGATGGTATCCGTATCCTTGGACCAGCTGAAGCAAGTGATCGGGTTGGTGTCATTGCGTTCGACGTTCAAGGCGTTCATCCGCATGATGTGGGCCAGGTTCTGGATGCTCAAGGAATTGCTATCAGGGTAGGACACCACTGTGCGCAGCCAATTCATCAGCATTTTGGAGTTTTCGCTTCGTCGCGTATTTCTTTCGGGCCATATAATAATAAAGAGGACATCGACGTATTCATAGAAGCGCTTTCTGGAGTGCGCTCGTATTTCGGAGTGAAAGGATAA
- the sufU gene encoding Fe-S cluster assembly sulfur transfer protein SufU → MSDLDQMYQQIILDASRERHGEGYLEHADGESFQVNTTCGDQATMRVVLSEDGKRFEHVAWEGQGCSISQASLSIMHDLIDGHSIEDFDQLYAAFRNMMDSRGVEIDDDVADLLDDASAFQGVSKFPMRVKCALLGWMALRDATDQALHHHS, encoded by the coding sequence ATGAGTGATCTAGACCAGATGTATCAGCAAATAATTCTCGATGCTTCTCGAGAACGGCACGGTGAAGGATACCTAGAACACGCTGATGGTGAATCGTTTCAAGTTAATACCACTTGTGGAGATCAGGCTACAATGCGTGTGGTGCTTTCCGAAGATGGCAAACGATTCGAGCATGTGGCATGGGAAGGCCAGGGATGCTCGATATCTCAGGCATCGCTATCGATCATGCACGATCTAATAGACGGACACTCAATTGAGGATTTTGATCAGCTCTACGCGGCGTTCCGTAACATGATGGATAGCCGCGGTGTCGAAATCGATGACGACGTAGCAGATCTTCTCGATGATGCTTCTGCTTTCCAAGGCGTGTCCAAGTTCCCGATGCGCGTCAAGTGTGCTCTTCTAGGATGGATGGCATTACGCGATGCTACGGATCAAGCGTTGCACCATCATTCTTAA
- a CDS encoding Rieske (2Fe-2S) protein produces MSDHRVCAVSDVAPGSVAGFEIVIDDVETIPIAVIHAESGSWFATHDRCTHGRVKLSEGWVEDETIECSRHGAAFDLASGQVLTPPASAPITTYPVRVDGDDVYITVQS; encoded by the coding sequence ATGTCTGATCACAGAGTCTGTGCAGTCTCCGATGTAGCCCCCGGCTCAGTCGCAGGTTTTGAGATCGTGATCGATGATGTTGAGACAATTCCGATAGCTGTTATTCATGCAGAAAGCGGGAGTTGGTTTGCAACACATGACCGGTGTACTCATGGAAGAGTGAAACTTTCTGAAGGATGGGTAGAGGATGAAACAATCGAATGCAGCCGTCACGGTGCGGCATTTGATCTGGCTTCTGGTCAGGTTTTGACGCCACCTGCGTCTGCTCCGATAACTACCTATCCTGTTCGTGTAGACGGCGACGACGTCTACATCACTGTTCAATCTTAA
- a CDS encoding NUDIX domain-containing protein: MRLYPTVAGDIELKDIQAPEHVAMLTSEHKFGGPIFDIYDDQIKFAAGDVANRQYMTHDDAVAIVAVRPFGPSWEVMLINQYRHAPRQLMWEVPAGLCDVPGEEKKRAARRELAEETGYVANGWLELISFYASAGVSDEKVTVFLASDVSIGSKNNFEKIEEEREITVHWVDIRNIIQAIFRGDLTSPALVAGVLAANEYLRSQTFRP; this comes from the coding sequence ATGAGGCTCTATCCAACAGTGGCAGGTGACATCGAACTCAAAGATATTCAGGCGCCCGAACATGTCGCGATGCTTACTTCGGAGCATAAGTTCGGCGGCCCAATTTTTGATATATACGATGATCAGATTAAATTTGCTGCTGGTGATGTTGCTAACCGACAATATATGACCCATGATGACGCAGTGGCTATTGTTGCGGTTAGACCTTTTGGTCCGTCATGGGAGGTTATGCTTATTAATCAATATCGACATGCTCCACGGCAACTGATGTGGGAAGTCCCCGCCGGGCTTTGTGATGTTCCGGGCGAGGAGAAGAAGCGCGCTGCGCGGCGTGAACTAGCTGAAGAAACTGGTTACGTTGCGAATGGGTGGCTGGAGTTGATCAGTTTTTATGCTTCTGCAGGAGTGAGTGATGAAAAAGTGACAGTTTTCTTAGCTTCTGACGTTTCGATTGGTAGCAAAAATAATTTTGAAAAAATTGAAGAAGAGCGTGAAATTACCGTCCATTGGGTAGATATCCGCAACATTATTCAGGCAATCTTTCGCGGCGACCTCACTAGTCCAGCGCTTGTTGCCGGAGTGTTAGCTGCCAATGAGTATCTGCGGAGCCAGACTTTTCGTCCATAG
- a CDS encoding helix-turn-helix transcriptional regulator has translation MADNDDAGTCEQILRLIVERGPITAGELAKILVLTPAAVRRHISSLVADNMIEIYDGHNSGPARRGRPSRKYVATASGQELLGQGYADLANQALAFLRAELGDEGVDEFVQARIHKLEDRYRSILSQSGTSTAEKTATLAEALSKDGFVATLRRGGPHALAIQLCQGHCPIQEVAKDFPEMCEAETQAFARLLGVPIQRLSTLASGGHVCTTNILLGIPQNLRSRATSQNIAPDNAGDREGNK, from the coding sequence ATGGCAGACAATGACGATGCCGGAACATGTGAACAGATCTTGCGACTCATCGTAGAACGAGGCCCAATCACTGCCGGTGAACTCGCGAAAATACTGGTCCTTACCCCAGCAGCCGTTCGTCGCCACATATCGTCACTTGTTGCTGACAATATGATCGAAATATATGACGGCCACAATTCTGGTCCTGCCCGCCGTGGGCGGCCTTCGCGGAAGTACGTTGCAACAGCCTCTGGTCAGGAGCTTTTAGGACAAGGATACGCTGATCTAGCCAATCAAGCTTTGGCTTTTTTGCGAGCTGAACTTGGCGATGAGGGCGTGGATGAATTTGTCCAGGCGCGTATTCACAAGTTAGAAGACCGTTACCGATCTATTCTCAGTCAGTCAGGCACCTCTACTGCTGAAAAAACAGCCACACTCGCAGAGGCGTTGTCGAAAGACGGATTTGTGGCGACTTTGCGTCGTGGCGGACCCCACGCATTGGCAATCCAGCTATGCCAAGGGCATTGTCCAATTCAAGAGGTAGCTAAAGACTTTCCAGAAATGTGTGAAGCAGAAACTCAGGCTTTTGCACGGCTACTTGGGGTGCCAATTCAGCGATTGTCTACGTTAGCAAGTGGAGGCCACGTATGCACCACAAATATCTTATTGGGTATTCCACAAAACCTACGCAGTCGTGCTACATCGCAAAACATTGCGCCAGATAATGCTGGCGATCGGGAAGGAAATAAATGA
- the sufB gene encoding Fe-S cluster assembly protein SufB, producing the protein MTQTGTGSPEQMTQEETIDAIGGKYQYGWHDADTAGATAKRGLNEDVVREISARKGEPLWMLKKRIKALKLFERRPMPQWGADLSGIDFDSIKYYVKSTEGQADTWEDLPEEIKNTYDKLGIPEAEKARLVAGVAAQYESEVVYHKIREDLEQQGVIFLDTDTGLREHPEIFQEYFGTAIPLGDNKFASLNSAVWSGGSFIYVPKGVHVDIPLQAYFRINTENMGQFERTLIIADEDSYVHYVEGCTAPIYSSDSLHSAVVEIFVKKGARVRYTTIQNWSNNVYNLVTKRAMVEEGGTMEWIDGNIGSKVTMKYPAVYLLGEHARGETLSIAFAGAGQYQDTGSKMVHMAPNTSSSIVSKSVARGGGRSAYRGLVQIDPQAKKSKSNVLCDALLVDTISRSDTYPYVDVRVDDVEMGHEATVSKVSEDQLFYLMSRGIEETEAMAMIVRGFVEPIARELPMEYALELNRLIELQMEGSVG; encoded by the coding sequence ATGACCCAAACGGGAACGGGCTCACCAGAACAGATGACCCAAGAAGAAACTATTGATGCGATCGGTGGCAAGTACCAATACGGGTGGCATGATGCTGATACTGCTGGGGCTACTGCTAAGCGAGGTCTAAATGAGGACGTCGTTCGAGAAATTTCTGCTCGTAAAGGCGAACCATTATGGATGTTGAAGAAGCGTATAAAAGCTCTAAAACTGTTCGAACGCCGTCCGATGCCACAGTGGGGCGCAGACCTATCTGGTATTGATTTTGATTCGATCAAGTACTATGTTAAATCCACTGAAGGTCAAGCCGATACATGGGAAGATCTGCCAGAAGAAATTAAGAATACCTATGATAAATTAGGTATTCCAGAGGCAGAGAAAGCTCGCCTTGTTGCCGGTGTGGCTGCTCAGTATGAATCTGAAGTTGTCTATCACAAAATTCGGGAGGACCTCGAACAACAAGGTGTTATCTTCTTAGACACTGACACTGGTTTACGTGAGCATCCGGAAATTTTCCAAGAGTACTTTGGAACAGCTATCCCATTAGGTGATAACAAGTTCGCTTCCCTTAACTCCGCGGTGTGGTCGGGTGGCTCATTTATTTATGTGCCTAAGGGAGTCCATGTTGATATACCGCTCCAGGCATACTTCCGCATCAACACTGAAAATATGGGGCAGTTCGAACGAACATTGATCATTGCTGATGAAGATTCCTACGTGCACTATGTTGAGGGCTGTACTGCGCCAATTTATTCGAGCGATTCATTACATTCGGCCGTCGTTGAAATCTTTGTTAAAAAGGGAGCTCGGGTTCGTTACACAACAATTCAAAATTGGTCGAATAATGTTTATAATCTCGTGACCAAGCGAGCTATGGTAGAAGAAGGTGGCACGATGGAATGGATCGATGGAAATATCGGTTCAAAAGTGACTATGAAGTATCCAGCCGTTTACCTTCTGGGCGAGCATGCTCGTGGTGAGACGCTGTCCATTGCATTCGCCGGTGCTGGCCAGTACCAAGATACTGGCTCCAAGATGGTTCACATGGCTCCGAACACATCATCGTCGATTGTATCTAAGTCAGTTGCACGTGGGGGTGGGCGGTCAGCTTACCGTGGGCTAGTCCAGATTGACCCGCAAGCGAAGAAATCTAAGTCGAATGTCTTGTGTGACGCCTTGCTAGTTGATACTATCTCGCGTTCGGATACTTATCCTTATGTCGACGTGCGTGTTGACGACGTCGAAATGGGACATGAAGCAACAGTTTCAAAGGTTTCCGAAGATCAGTTGTTCTACCTGATGTCTCGTGGCATTGAAGAAACTGAGGCAATGGCGATGATTGTCCGTGGGTTTGTTGAACCAATTGCACGTGAGTTGCCTATGGAATACGCACTCGAACTTAATCGCCTTATTGAACTTCAGATGGAAGGATCTGTCGGCTGA
- the murJ gene encoding murein biosynthesis integral membrane protein MurJ: protein MKRVSSVAGAAGLIALLTLGSRIMGLLRKLAQSWAMSDGTIAGTYDTANTVPNVLFEVAAGGALAGAVIPIVSRFIARNMRSAESKTVSALLTWILTVSVPLAAVVMLTATYIVQFLLGDAPISNIALGTSLLRMFALQIPLYGLSVVFSGVLQAHKRFVLPALAPLLSSVVVVGVFVWYALTVGPYAEPDAITGSATALLGWGTTAGVAVFSLVQFPAVVKLVTIRPSWSFPDGVGRATVRMGGAGLAALGAQQLAIIMIMYSTNALSDTGTFAAFNYAYAIFMVPYAVLAVPIATAVFPRIAEAHELGEHDKVRGLVSHSTFVVIVMGATAAVLIAVLSVPAKTVVELGNPILGLDIALQSMALGAVGFSVLYHGARVLYALGRPRYVVRTNSLAWASVIVALVGAHIVGISGREATLLWVGLSLSIGMTFGTATVLVLLRKASGARVLKDHAGGLIRSVVVLAVIGIPAWFGVPFIQYHCGGGILGSFIAAGLGGLVVIIPMLVVLRHDLYGRTKA from the coding sequence ATGAAGAGAGTCTCATCAGTTGCCGGAGCTGCTGGGCTCATCGCCTTGTTGACCCTCGGCTCACGTATTATGGGGCTATTGCGCAAACTCGCGCAGTCATGGGCGATGTCCGATGGTACTATTGCTGGAACATATGACACTGCAAATACGGTGCCTAACGTACTATTTGAGGTCGCTGCTGGTGGCGCATTAGCCGGAGCAGTAATTCCGATAGTATCGCGCTTTATCGCACGGAACATGCGCAGTGCTGAGTCGAAGACCGTATCTGCGTTGCTCACCTGGATACTTACTGTTTCAGTGCCGTTGGCTGCTGTTGTTATGCTGACAGCTACTTATATTGTGCAGTTCTTACTGGGTGATGCCCCGATCTCGAATATTGCACTTGGGACTAGCCTGCTACGAATGTTTGCTTTACAGATTCCGCTTTATGGTTTGTCGGTAGTATTTTCTGGCGTATTACAAGCACATAAACGTTTTGTTCTTCCGGCGCTTGCGCCATTGCTATCTTCGGTAGTAGTGGTGGGAGTTTTTGTATGGTATGCGCTCACGGTTGGTCCGTATGCTGAGCCTGACGCTATCACTGGATCAGCGACTGCATTGCTAGGCTGGGGGACCACCGCTGGGGTTGCAGTCTTTTCCCTTGTGCAGTTCCCTGCGGTTGTCAAGCTGGTAACTATTCGTCCGTCCTGGTCTTTTCCTGACGGTGTAGGCCGTGCTACAGTCAGAATGGGTGGCGCCGGTTTAGCTGCTCTAGGAGCACAACAACTGGCTATCATCATGATTATGTATTCGACGAATGCTTTGTCTGACACCGGAACCTTCGCTGCTTTTAACTATGCCTATGCGATTTTTATGGTTCCATACGCAGTGTTGGCTGTTCCTATTGCAACTGCGGTATTTCCGCGTATTGCTGAAGCTCACGAGCTAGGGGAGCATGATAAGGTTCGCGGTTTAGTTTCACATTCGACATTTGTTGTCATCGTAATGGGAGCAACAGCTGCAGTTTTGATTGCAGTTCTATCGGTGCCAGCAAAAACTGTGGTCGAACTTGGCAATCCAATTTTGGGACTCGATATCGCGCTACAATCAATGGCACTTGGTGCGGTAGGCTTTTCTGTTTTATACCATGGTGCTCGCGTTTTATATGCATTGGGCAGACCACGATACGTTGTACGAACCAATTCGCTGGCGTGGGCATCGGTGATTGTTGCGCTTGTAGGTGCGCATATTGTGGGGATTTCTGGCCGGGAAGCCACTTTGTTGTGGGTAGGGCTATCGCTATCGATCGGGATGACTTTCGGGACCGCTACAGTTTTGGTGCTATTGCGCAAAGCAAGTGGAGCACGAGTTTTAAAAGATCATGCAGGTGGGCTTATACGTTCAGTTGTGGTGCTTGCGGTTATTGGAATACCAGCGTGGTTCGGTGTCCCGTTCATTCAGTACCATTGCGGCGGTGGCATATTGGGATCTTTTATCGCTGCGGGTCTGGGCGGACTCGTTGTCATTATTCCGATGCTGGTGGTTTTACGTCATGATCTATATGGAAGGACAAAAGCATGA
- the sufD gene encoding Fe-S cluster assembly protein SufD produces MNSRADRALSFDIDSFPVPSGREEDWRFTPVEKLAAFFAQADGAKPQVTVTGEANYEVVGRDDPRLGQVFPPEDRTSVIEWNSFQEAHAITIPSGTSLTREVLANVTGQASSKVSPQHFYVHAEQYSNATVVLAHHGSGNVNEAVEIVVDDGAHLTLVTVQEWDDDAVHTASHRIKMGRDAILKHIVVSLGGKLVRVTTSVEYTAPGADINMLGAYFVDGGQHIENRLLIDHSVPKAISNVTYKGALQGFDAHSVWVGDVLIRPEAEGTNTYELNRNLLLTEGARADSVPNLEIETGEIEGAGHASATGRFDDEQLFYLMSRGISEDEARRLVVRGFFAELIHQIGVEAVEDKLMAAIETELDLTMGVAAHV; encoded by the coding sequence ATGAATTCACGCGCAGATCGCGCATTATCATTTGATATTGATTCTTTTCCAGTTCCGAGTGGGCGCGAAGAAGATTGGCGTTTTACCCCGGTTGAGAAACTAGCAGCATTTTTCGCTCAGGCAGATGGAGCTAAACCGCAAGTTACTGTAACCGGAGAAGCCAACTACGAAGTTGTTGGTCGGGACGACCCACGGTTAGGCCAAGTGTTTCCTCCTGAAGACCGAACATCTGTGATCGAATGGAATAGTTTTCAGGAAGCTCATGCTATTACGATTCCTTCGGGTACCTCGTTAACTCGTGAAGTGTTGGCAAACGTAACTGGGCAAGCTTCAAGCAAAGTTTCTCCGCAGCATTTTTACGTGCATGCCGAGCAATATTCAAATGCTACCGTAGTGCTCGCACATCACGGGTCAGGAAATGTCAACGAAGCGGTCGAGATCGTCGTCGACGACGGAGCTCATCTGACGCTTGTCACAGTCCAAGAATGGGATGACGATGCTGTTCATACGGCTTCGCACCGGATTAAAATGGGACGCGATGCAATATTGAAACATATCGTTGTTTCACTTGGCGGGAAATTGGTTCGGGTTACTACATCAGTGGAATATACTGCGCCGGGAGCAGATATCAATATGCTCGGTGCTTATTTTGTTGATGGTGGCCAGCATATCGAAAACCGGTTGTTAATTGATCACAGTGTTCCAAAAGCAATCTCTAACGTGACCTACAAAGGTGCGTTACAGGGCTTCGATGCGCACTCGGTATGGGTTGGCGATGTACTGATCCGCCCAGAGGCAGAAGGCACTAATACATATGAGCTAAATAGAAATCTTTTGCTCACTGAGGGGGCGAGAGCAGACTCGGTGCCAAATCTTGAGATTGAAACCGGCGAAATCGAAGGTGCAGGACACGCTTCGGCCACCGGCCGTTTCGATGATGAGCAACTTTTCTACCTTATGTCTCGAGGGATTTCAGAAGACGAAGCTCGCCGACTTGTAGTCCGTGGTTTCTTCGCGGAATTGATTCACCAAATCGGTGTTGAAGCCGTTGAAGATAAGCTTATGGCTGCGATTGAAACGGAGCTGGACCTAACGATGGGAGTCGCGGCACATGTCTGA
- the sufC gene encoding Fe-S cluster assembly ATPase SufC yields the protein MSTLEIKNLHVSVHTAEGPKPILRGVNLTINSGEIHAIMGPNGSGKSTLSYAIAGHPKYDITEGEILLDGQNIAELPADARARAGIFLAMQYPVEVTGVTVTNFLRSAKTAVDGQAPKLREWVKSMKQAMHDLKIDEGFSSRDVNVGFSGGEKKRVEVLQLEMLKPKFAVLDETDSGLDVDALRLVSEGVNRVHDKTNNGVLLITHYTRILNYIKPDFVHVFVDGRVVESGGPELAEILEAHGYEKYEG from the coding sequence TTGTCCACCCTTGAAATTAAGAATCTTCATGTTTCTGTCCATACTGCTGAAGGGCCAAAGCCAATTTTGCGTGGCGTCAATCTGACGATTAACTCTGGCGAAATTCACGCTATTATGGGACCGAATGGATCCGGAAAATCGACACTGTCGTATGCCATCGCAGGTCATCCAAAGTATGACATCACTGAGGGTGAAATTTTGCTTGATGGTCAAAATATTGCCGAGTTGCCTGCAGATGCGCGCGCTCGAGCCGGTATTTTTCTTGCAATGCAGTACCCGGTTGAAGTAACCGGAGTAACTGTCACTAACTTCTTAAGGTCTGCTAAAACCGCGGTAGACGGTCAAGCGCCTAAGCTTCGCGAATGGGTCAAATCCATGAAACAAGCGATGCATGATTTAAAGATTGACGAGGGTTTTTCTTCTCGTGATGTCAATGTCGGCTTTTCTGGTGGCGAGAAAAAACGAGTCGAAGTTCTCCAACTGGAAATGCTTAAGCCGAAGTTTGCTGTTTTAGATGAGACGGATTCTGGCTTGGATGTCGATGCTTTGCGCCTTGTTTCTGAAGGCGTGAACAGAGTTCATGATAAGACTAACAATGGTGTCCTATTAATTACGCACTACACTCGTATCTTGAATTACATCAAGCCTGATTTCGTGCACGTTTTCGTAGATGGGCGCGTAGTAGAGTCTGGCGGTCCAGAGTTAGCTGAGATTCTTGAAGCCCATGGGTATGAGAAGTACGAAGGCTAA
- the steA gene encoding putative cytokinetic ring protein SteA, translating into MRMVFKRRKNAVAGVPGKCEAPVKVDSRTKNLTKRLVAGDIAIIDHEDLDRVSAEALVECKPTAVLNAAKSTSGRYPNLGPIILNEAGIPLIDDLGSAIMDIREGSMVKVDSQGVVTQNGDIIAEGVVQTAQTIQEDREAARAGMSTQLKAFATNTMEYVEREQDLILDGIGMPDVTTSFTGRHALIVVRGYRYKDDLQALRTYIREYRPVLIGVDGGADALIEAGYKPDMIVGDMDSVSDEALKSGAEVVVHAYRDGRAPGRKRVEDLGIEHVVFPATGTSEDIAMLLADAKGANLIVALGTHSTLIEYLDKGRRGMASTFLTRLQVGSKLIDAKGVSQLYRSRISNWQIAFLLITGLFVIAASLAVTDAGQILFGLFKVWFSDAIFWFKSLF; encoded by the coding sequence ATTCGTATGGTATTCAAACGGCGTAAGAATGCAGTAGCAGGTGTTCCGGGTAAGTGTGAGGCACCTGTTAAAGTTGACTCACGGACAAAGAACTTAACGAAGCGTTTAGTGGCGGGCGATATCGCTATTATTGACCACGAGGACCTCGATCGTGTCTCCGCAGAAGCACTTGTCGAGTGTAAGCCGACGGCAGTGCTTAATGCAGCTAAATCTACCTCGGGCAGATATCCTAACCTTGGCCCGATTATTCTCAACGAAGCTGGAATCCCGTTAATCGATGATTTAGGGTCAGCAATCATGGATATTCGTGAAGGATCAATGGTTAAGGTAGACTCTCAAGGGGTAGTGACGCAAAACGGCGATATTATTGCTGAGGGTGTAGTCCAAACTGCGCAAACGATCCAAGAAGACCGTGAAGCCGCACGGGCTGGAATGTCTACCCAGCTAAAGGCGTTTGCGACGAACACGATGGAGTACGTCGAACGGGAACAGGATTTGATTCTAGATGGCATCGGCATGCCAGATGTCACTACATCGTTTACTGGTCGTCATGCGCTTATCGTCGTCCGTGGTTACCGCTATAAAGATGATCTCCAGGCTTTGCGAACATATATTCGCGAGTATCGGCCAGTGCTTATCGGCGTTGATGGTGGAGCCGATGCCCTAATTGAGGCAGGGTACAAGCCTGACATGATCGTCGGTGACATGGACTCAGTTTCTGATGAAGCACTCAAATCCGGGGCAGAAGTTGTTGTTCATGCGTATCGTGATGGCAGAGCTCCAGGGCGTAAACGTGTGGAAGACTTAGGTATTGAGCATGTGGTTTTCCCAGCAACCGGTACCTCGGAAGATATCGCGATGTTGTTGGCTGATGCCAAAGGCGCTAATTTGATTGTGGCATTGGGAACGCATTCCACCCTGATCGAATATTTAGACAAAGGACGACGTGGAATGGCTTCCACATTCCTCACGCGCTTGCAGGTTGGTTCTAAACTCATCGATGCTAAAGGCGTTAGCCAGTTATACCGGTCGCGTATTTCCAACTGGCAAATCGCATTTTTACTTATTACTGGGTTGTTCGTTATCGCTGCTTCGTTAGCAGTCACTGATGCTGGACAGATTCTGTTTGGTTTGTTTAAGGTCTGGTTCTCAGACGCAATTTTCTGGTTTAAGAGTCTTTTTTAG